The Pyrus communis chromosome 9, drPyrComm1.1, whole genome shotgun sequence genome has a segment encoding these proteins:
- the LOC137744847 gene encoding pectin acetylesterase 12-like: protein MKLFWVSIVISLAFSKWAAGFMEYGFNETEMALLEGYGESKVGANLLMVGLTLIGGAGAKGAVCLDGTLPGYHLHRGYGSGANSWLIQLEGGGWCNNIRTCVYRKTTRRGSSKYMEKQLVFSGILSNKAEENPDFFNWNRVKVRYCDGASFSGDSEDKAKELQFRGERIWLAAMEDLKSKGMSYAKQALLSGCSAGGVAAILHCDKFRGLMPGTTKVKCLSDAGLFLDANDVSGGRTLRNLYSGIVGLQGVKPNLPQYCTNHLDPTSCFFPQNLISSIKTPLFILNAAYDSWQIQTSLAPPAADRAGYWRDCRLNHEKCTPSQINFLQGFRNQMLNAVKQFSMSEQNGLFINSCFAHCQSERQDTWFADDSPVIGKKAIAIAVGDWYFDRTSVKIIDCPYPCDNSCHNLNFEKA from the exons ATGAAGCTTTTCTGGGTTAGCATTGTGATTTCACTTGCTTTCAGCAAATGGGCTGCTGGGTTTATGGAGTACGGCTTCAATGAAACAGAGATGGCTTTGTTGGAGGGCTATGGAGAATCAAAGGTTGGAGCTAACTTGCTGATGGTAGGACTGACCCTCATTGGAGGAGCTGGGGCCAAAGGAGCAG TCTGCTTGGATGGAACCTTACCGGGGTATCATTTGCATCGCGGATACGGGTCAGGAGCAAATAGTtggctcattcaattggag GGGGGAGGATGGTGTAACAACATTAGAACTTGTGTTTATCGAAAAACAACAAGGCGGGGATCATCAAAATACATGGAAAAACAGTTGGTATTCAGTGGAATACTGAGCAATAAAGCTGAAGAAAATCCTG ATTTTTTCAACTGGAACAGAGTCAAGGTTCGTTATTGCGATGGTGCTTCTTTTTCTGGGGATAGTGAAGATAAG GCCAAGGAACTGCAATTTAGAGGAGAGCGTATATGGTTGGCTGCAATGGAAGACTTGAAGTCAAAGGGCATGAGCTACGCCAAGCAG GCTCTTCTTTCGGGTTGCTCTGCCGGTGGTGTTGCAGCTATTTTGCACTGTGATAAGTTCCGGGGTTTAATGCCAGGAACTACGAAAGTGAAGTGCCTGAGTGATGCTGGATTGTTTCTTGATGC GAATGACGTTTCTGGTGGACGCACACTCAGGAATTTATATAGTGGCATTGTCGGCTTGCAG GGGGTGAAACCAAATCTGCCACAATATTGCACTAATCACCTTGACCCGACTTCG TGCTTCTTCCCTCAGAACTTGATCTCCAGCATCAAAACCCCACTGTTTATACTCAATGCAGCATATGATTCGTGGCAG ATCCAGACCAGTTTAGCTCCACCGGCAGCAGATCGTGCCGGCTACTGGCGCGATTGCAGATTAAACCATGAAAAATGTACTCCATCACAGATCAATTTTCTTCAAG GATTCAGGAATCAAATGCTGAATGCAGTAAAACAGTTCTCTATGTCTGAACAAAACGGGTTGTTTATAAATTCGTGTTTTGCGCACTGCCAATCCGAGAGGCAGGATACATGGTTTGCTGATGATTCCCCAGTTATTGGAAAGAAG GCAATTGCTATAGCAGTTGGAGATTGGTATTTCGACCGAACAAGCGTGAAGATCATAGATTGTCCCTACCCATGTGACAATTCTTGCCACAATCTGAATTTCGAAAAAGCTTAG
- the LOC137744667 gene encoding protein NRT1/ PTR FAMILY 4.5-like has translation MFKASCAKTNILNLIYSPFSNMAEENAEPTYSSLEPTDKRKGGFTAASFIFVLLALDTMAFVANMCSLVLYFLYMMHLDLAHSANLLTNFMGSTYLLSLVGGFISDTYLSRFTTCLIFGAVEILALAMTTVQAYSKHLHPKETCLTKCVEGRIAAMLYASLCLLALGTGGVRGALPALGADQFNRKEEAKSLATYFNWFMLSTIVGSTIGVTAIVTVSTEVAWYWGFLICTVAPIIGFAVLAMGKPFYRLPIPGDSPIIRVIQVIVVAIKNRHLPQPGSSHQLYEIIEKESNYNEEKIAHTDQFSYLDKAAILGKDSKPQPWKVCTVTQVEEVKVLTRMLPILFSTIIMNTCLAQLQTFSVQQGNTMDRHLGRIEVPAPSIPIIPLLFMSILIPLYEFFFVPFARKITKHPSGITQLQRVGVGLVLCAISMTIAGIVEVKRKNQANKDVTKPISLFWLSFQYGIFGIADMFTVVGLLEFFYREAPTGMKSLSTSFTWISFSFGYFLSSIFVAVINGVTRRIAPSKLGWLHGKDLNKNNLHLFYYFLAILSCFNFVNYVYWASWYKYKADEGDSKLQLRALNQTPQSQ, from the exons ATGTTCAAGGCCTCTTGTGCGAAAACAAATATTCTCAACCTAATTTATTCTCCATTTTCAAATATG GCAGAAGAGAATGCCGAGCCAACCTACAGCTCCCTCGAGCCGACGGACAAGAGAAAAGGAGGATTCACCGCCGCCAGCTTCATTTTCG TGTTGCTGGCATTGGACACCATGGCATTCGTCGCAAACATGTGCAGCTTGGTGCTGTACTTTCTCTACATGATGCATTTGGATCTGGCGCACTCCGCCAACCTTCTCACAAACTTCATGGGATCAACTTACCTCCTCTCCCTTGTTGGAGGCTTCATTTCGGACACATACTTGAGCAGATTCACAACCTGCCTGATTTTTGGCGCAGTTGAAATACtg GCTTTGGCGATGACGACCGTTCAAGCTTACTCAAAGCATTTGCACCCAAAAGAAACTTGCCTGACAAAGTGCGTCGAAGGCCGTATCGCTGCCATGCTCTATGCTTCTCTGTGCTTGTTAGCACTGGGAACAGGCGGCGTGAGGGGAGCGCTTCCCGCACTTGGTGCTGATCAGTTTAACAggaaagaggaagcaaagtcactCGCTACATATTTCAACTGGTTTATGCTTAGTACTATAGTTGgatcaactattggtgtcacagCCATTGTGACTGTTAGCACCGAAGTAGCTTGGTACTGGGGATTTTTAATATGCACGGTTGCACCCATTATCGGGTTTGCTGTTCTTGCTATGGGCAAGCCTTTCTACCGCCTCCCAATCCCCGGCGACAGCCCCATCATTAGAGTCATTCAG GTTATCGTTGTAGCGATAAAAAACAGACATTTACCGCAGCCTGGGAGCTCTCATCAGCTGTATGAGATCATTGAAAAGGAATCAAATTataatgaagaaaaaattgCACATACAGATCAATTCAG TTATCTAGACAAAGCTGCCATACTTGGCAAAGACTCCAAGCCCCAACCATGGAAAGTTTGCACAGTAACACAAGTGGAAGAAGTGAAGGTCCTAACAAGAATGTTGCCAATTCTCTTCAGCACCATCATCATGAACACTTGTTTGGCTCAGCTCCAAACATTTTCAGTCCAACAAGGAAACACCATGGACCGCCACTTAGGCCGCATTGAGGTTCCAGCGCCATCAATCCCCATCATCCCTCTCCTGTTCATGTCCATCCTCATCCCGCTCTACGAGTTCTTCTTCGTCCCCTTCGCGCGAAAAATCACAAAGCACCCATCAGGTATCACGCAGCTTCAGCGTGTCGGCGTTGGACTAGTCCTCTGCGCAATCTCAATGACAATAGCCGGCATAGTAGAAGTGAAGAGAAAGAACCAAGCCAACAAGGACGTCACAAAGCCGATATCCCTCTTCTGGCTTTCGTTCCAATATGGTATTTTCGGCATTGCTGACATGTTTACCGTAGTAGGGTTACTTGAATTCTTCTACAGGGAAGCTCCCACGGGCATGAAGTCGCTCTCCACTTCATTCACGTGGATTTCGTTTTCTTTCGGGTACTTTTTGAGCTCGATTTTCGTCGCAGTGATCAATGGTGTGACGCGAAGAATTGCACCGAGCAAACTAGGATGGCTGCATGGAAAAGAcctaaacaaaaacaatttgcatcttttttactattttttggcAATCCTTAGCTGCTTCAACTTTGTGAACTATGTCTATTGGGCTTCATGGTACAAGTACAAAGCAGATGAGGGAGATTCTAAGCTGCAGCTTAGGGCTTTGAATCAAACACCTCAGTCACAATGA